One Ictalurus punctatus breed USDA103 chromosome 21, Coco_2.0, whole genome shotgun sequence genomic window carries:
- the gpr37l1a gene encoding G-protein coupled receptor 37-like 1 yields the protein MIQFVYLAVLCVGVMETRRVKNTWSPSVTPSHDLLALSPNGLLSSSSALTHSTRVTGESEVTSPDGQSRRLARGSKAGRSKQRAEHYEHRHPRPFDPDSYFTTPRVFNGSLLVHNPLYPVTGESYGAYAVMLLALVVFAVGVVSNLAVTCAVWHNHYLQNARNCVLASLALWDLAVIFFCLPVVIFHELTKRRLMGDVSCRLVPFIEVTSLGVSTFSLCALSVDRFQTLTSSSSSSSSSKTPESFGSIVSKLSVIWVGSLLLAVPELMIWRLETELSRVSRLPVDSCIRLPPSSPQLSESVYSLIMTYHESRMWWIFGCFFCLPLLFSFSCHLLTSQISDSTVHTSSSCPASSSSSSSKKLVTMLAIVYGVFCLPEHTWNIVLTYAGVQVDSATLALLALIGQFLMFARASATPILILSLCRSLGQSFVDCCCCCCEECLPNKPTPSLASSSVSSSPALKKEKKTQVDFEKNMKEKSAEIAIGTPC from the exons atgatccaGTTTGTGTATCTGGCTGTGCTGTGTGTGGGAGTGATGGAGACGCGCCGGGTGAAGAACACg tggAGCCCCTCAGTGACCCCGTCACATGACCTCCTCGCTCTGTCCCCCAATGGACTGCTCAGTTCTAGCTCTGCGCTGACACACAGTACCCGTGTAACAGGCGAGTCAGAGGTCACTTCCCCAGACGGTCAGAGCAGGAGATTGGCCCGTGGCTCTAAAGCCGGGAGATCAAAGCAGAGGGCGGAGCATTATGAGCACCGACACCCGCGGCCCTTCGACCCGGACAGTTATTTCACCACGCCGAGAGTTTTTAATGGCTCTCTGCTGGTGCACAACCCACTGTACCCGGTGACAGGCGAGTCATACGGAGCGTATGCTGTGATGCTGTTAGCGCTGGTGGTGTTCGCGGTGGGCGTGGTCAGTAACCTGGCTGTCACATGCGCTGTGTGGCACAACCACTACCTGCAGAACGCTCGCAACTGCGTCCTGGCGAGTCTGGCACTCTGGGACCTCGCCGTCATCTTCTTCTGCCTGCCAGTCGTCATCTTCCACGAGCTCACCAAGAGACGACTGATGGGAGACGTGTCCTGCCGCCTCGTACCCTTTATAGAG gTGACGTCTCTGGGCGTGAGCACCTTCAGTCTCTGTGCTCTGAGTGTCGATCGCTTCCAGACGTTaacaagctcctcctcctcctcttcttcctctaaGACCCCCGAGTCGTTCGGCTCCATCGTGTCAAAGCTGTCAGTGATCTGGGTGGGGTCGCTGCTCCTCGCCGTCCCAGAGCTCATGATTTGGCGTTTGGAGACGGAGCTGTCTCGTGTCTCACGTCTCCCTGTAGACTCGTGCATCCGTCTGCCTCCTTCATCACCTCAGCTCTCCGAGTCTGTCTATTCCCTCATCATGACATACCATGAGTCGCGCATGTGGTGGATCTTCGGCTGCTTTTTCTGCCTGCCTTTGCTCTTCTCGTTCTCGTGTCATCTTCTGACGAGCCAGATCTCCGATAGCACGGTCCACACGTCCTCTTCCTGTCCTGCgtcctcatcttcctcctcgTCCAAGAAGCTCGTCACGATGCTAGCGATCGTTTATGGTGTGTTCTGCCTCCCCGAACACACCTGGAATATTGTGCTCACCTACGCCGGAGTGCAAGTAGACAGCGCCACACTGGCACTGCTGGCTTTGATTGGTCAGTTCCTGATGTTCGCCAGGGCCTCGGCCACGCCCATTTTGATCCTCAGCTTGTGTCGATCGTTGGGGCAGAGCTTCGTGgactgctgctgttgctgctgtgaAGAATGTCTGCCCAACAAACCTACGCCATCTCTGGCGTCATCATCTGTGTCATCGTCACCAGctttgaagaaagaaaagaagactCAGGTcgactttgagaagaacatgaAAGAGAAGTCAGCTGAGATAGCTATAGGAACTCCATGCTGA